One Ricinus communis isolate WT05 ecotype wild-type chromosome 1, ASM1957865v1, whole genome shotgun sequence DNA window includes the following coding sequences:
- the LOC8258526 gene encoding cell division protein FtsY homolog, chloroplastic: MATPTQLSLLSKPSTPHLFVKLPRTGFNPKKTGRFKCQASQSGFFTKLGRLIKEKAKSDVEKIFSGFSKTRDNLAAFDELLLYWNLSDTDKILDELEEILLVSDFGPRITINIVESLRKDILSGKLKSGSEIKDALKKSVLQLLINKGNKTDLQLGFRKPAVIMIVGVNGGGKTTSLGKLAYRLKNEGAKILMAAGDTFRAAASDQLEIWAERTGCEIVVAEKEKAKASSVLSQAIKRGKEQGFDVVLCDTSGRLHTNYSLMEELIACKKAIGKVVPGAPNEILLVLDGNTGLNMLPQAREFNEVVGITGLILTKLDGSARGGCVVSVVDELGIPVKFVGVGEGVEDLQPFDAEAFVNAIFP; the protein is encoded by the exons ATGGCGACTCCAACTCAGCTCTCACTTCTCTCCAAACCTTCAACTCCGCACCTATTCGTAAAGTTGCCTAGAACCGGGTTCAATCCAAAGAAAACCGGTCGGTTCAAATGTCAGGCCAGTCAGAGCGGGTTCTTTACTAAACTAGGAAGACTGATAAAAGAGAAAGCGAAGAGTGACGTGGAGAAAATCTTCTCAGGATTCTCAAAAACCAGAGACAACCTCGCCGCGTTTGATGAACTTCTCCTTTACTGGAACCTTTCCGACACCGACAAAATCCTAGACGAACTCGAAGAG ATTTTGTTGGTGTCTGATTTTGGACCAAGAATCACTATTAATATAGTGGAGAGCTTGCGGAAGGACATACTATCTGGAAAGCTTAAATCAGGCAGCGAAATTAAG GATGCTTTGAAGAAGAGTGTGCTTcaattgttaattaataaaggGAATAAGACTGATCTTCAGCTTGGATTCAG GAAGCCAGCTGTTATTATGATAGTTGGTGTGAACGGAGGTGGGAAAACAACATCTCTAG GAAAGCTGGCCTATAGATTGAAGAATGAGGGGGCAAAG ATATTGATGGCCGCGGGTGATACATTTAGGGCAGCTGCCAGTGATCAGTTGGAGATATGGGCTGAAAGGACCGGATGCGAGATTGTTGTTGCTGAAAAGGAGAAGGCCAAGGCATCATCAG TTCTTTCACAGGCTATAAAAAGAGGGAAAGAACAAGGCTTTGATGTTGTTCTGTGTGACACATCTGGAC GTCTTCATACTAACTACAGCCTTATGGAAGAGTTGATAGCATGTAAGAAAGCTATAGGCAAAGTTGTTCCTGGTGCTCCTAAT GAGATCCTTTTGGTGCTAGATGGCAACACTGGTTTGAATATGCTTCCTCAAGCAAGAGAATTCAATGAA GTGGTTGGAATAACTGGTTTGATTTTGACAAAACTTGATGGTTCTGCTAGAGGTGGCTGTGTG GTCAGTGTTGTAGATGAGCTTGGCATTCCTGTAAAGTTTGTGGGTGTTGGAGAAGGTGTTGAAGACCTCCAACCCTTTGACGCTGAGGCTTTTGTCAATGCCATATTTCCGTGA
- the LOC8258527 gene encoding uncharacterized protein LOC8258527: MAKPSKTCTSLTLSSSASATSLSKDLPPQYVAATRDFLIDTGIYSSLSDKYSSKDSYSHLIRHLLSTDIVQRGHVSCVFTVLPFIINIFNGLFGGAIGGIAERVAIACARTVVGQEKELFLGELSISYLSAARQNDVVVVDGSVVRSGRNLSAVVIEFRIKKSLKLLYTADVTLYHLPIAKL; the protein is encoded by the exons ATGGCGAAACCTTCCAAGACCTGCACTTCACTGACATTGTCCTCTTCTGCATCAGCAACATCACTCTCCAAAGACTTGCCTCCTCAGTATGTGGCGGCCACCCGTGATTTCCTCATAGACACAGGGATTTACTCCTCCCTTTCCGACAAGTACAGTTCCAAGGATTCGTATTCTCATCTCATTCGCCATCTTCTCAGTACTGATATCGTCCAACGTGGCCACGTCTCCTGCGTCTTCACCGTCTTGCCATTCATCATT AACATTTTTAACGGATTATTTGGAGGAGCAATTGGAGGTATAGCAGAGCGAGTTGCAATTGCCTGTGCTAGAACTGTCGTGGGCCAAGAAAAGGAACTCTTTCTTGGTGAATTGAGCATTTCGTATCTCTCTGCCGCACGCCAAAAC GACGTGGTGGTGGTGGATGGGTCTGTAGTGAGGAGTGGAAGAAACTTAAGTGCAGTTGTGATTGAGTTCAGAATCAAGAAAAGCTTGAAGCTGCTCTACACTGCTGATGTCACCCTCTATCACTTGCCCATTGCCAAGTTATGA
- the LOC8258528 gene encoding uncharacterized protein LOC8258528 has protein sequence MEKNSVSTTASIAGEAQSSSEVTVAKSLPAEYVREIESFFIRKGSSAHLPENHKSKDFYSHLFRHLLRANYVQRGRVSCLFSVLSAFANIFNGLHGGVIGGIAERVAIACARTIVSEDKELFLGELSMSYLSAAPLNEECVVDGSTVRSGRNLTVVAMEFRIKKTGKLVYTARATLYHMPIAKL, from the exons ATGGAGAAGAATTCTGTTTCAACCACAGCTAGTATAGCAGGAGAAGCACAATCTTCTTCAGAAGTAACCGTCGCCAAATCCTTGCCTGCAGAGTATGTGCGTGAGATTGAAAGTTTTTTCATTCGGAAAGGAAGCTCAGCCCATCTCCCTGAAAACCataaatcaaaggatttctaTTCTCATCTCTTTCGGCATCTCCTCAGAGCTAATTATGTCCAGCGTGGCCGTGTCTCCTGCTTGTTCTCCGTCCTATCTGCTTTCGCT AATATTTTCAATGGATTACATGGAGGGGTAATTGGAGGCATAGCAGAGAGAGTGGCAATTGCTTGTGCTAGAACCATTGTATCTGAGGACAAAGAGCTTTTTCTTGGCGAATTGAGTATGTCTTATCTTTCTGCGGCTCCATTGAAC GAGGAGTGTGTAGTTGATGGGTCCACTGTAAGGAGCGGAAGAAATTTAACTGTAGTTGCAATGGAATTCAGAATCAAAAAGACAGGGAAGTTGGTTTACACTGCTCGTGCTACCTTGTACCATATGCCCATTGCCAAGCTATGA
- the LOC8258529 gene encoding acyl-coenzyme A thioesterase 13 isoform X1: MAEDSSGQDSREHMAKSFVTVTSPSEDSPSSSSSLTVSKGVVDKIHGFFTDVGVTSCIPKNKQSEDFYSNILSNLLKADHVQSGRISCSFSVLPFVANYFGGLHGGALAAIAERVAIACARTVVAEDKEIFLGELSLSYLSAAPKNEELVVDSSVLRSGKNLTVVAMEFKIKKTGKLAFTARATFYNMPVAKL; encoded by the exons ATGGCAGAAG ATTCCAGTGGTCAAGATTCAAGAGAACATATGGCGAAAAGCTTCGTCACCGTCACTTCTCCGTCAGAAGATTCACCATCGTCGTCTTCTTCCCTAACGGTCTCCAAAGGCGTTGTTGATAAAATTCACGGCTTTTTCACTGACGTAGGAGTCACTTCCTGTATCCCAAAAAACAAGCAATCAGAGGATTTCTATTCCAATATATTGAGTAATCTTCTCAAGGCGGATCACGTCCAGAGCGGCCGAATTTCGTGCAGTTTCTCTGTTTTACCCTTTGTTGCA AATTATTTTGGTGGACTGCATGGAGGGGCTCTTGCGGCTATAGCTGAGAGAGTGGCAATAGCTTGTGCCAGAACTGTTGTAGCTGAGGATAAGGAAATATTTCTCGGCGAATTGAGTCTCTCTTATCTCTCTGCTGCCCCAAAAAAT GAGGAGTTGGTGGTTGATTCATCAGTACTGAGGAGTGGGAAAAATTTGACTGTAGTTGCAATGGAGTTTAAAATCAAGAAAACTGGGAAGTTAGCCTTCACAGCTCGTGCTACATTCTATAACATGCCTGTCGCCAAGTTATGA
- the LOC8258529 gene encoding acyl-coenzyme A thioesterase 13 isoform X2, with protein MAKSFVTVTSPSEDSPSSSSSLTVSKGVVDKIHGFFTDVGVTSCIPKNKQSEDFYSNILSNLLKADHVQSGRISCSFSVLPFVANYFGGLHGGALAAIAERVAIACARTVVAEDKEIFLGELSLSYLSAAPKNEELVVDSSVLRSGKNLTVVAMEFKIKKTGKLAFTARATFYNMPVAKL; from the exons ATGGCGAAAAGCTTCGTCACCGTCACTTCTCCGTCAGAAGATTCACCATCGTCGTCTTCTTCCCTAACGGTCTCCAAAGGCGTTGTTGATAAAATTCACGGCTTTTTCACTGACGTAGGAGTCACTTCCTGTATCCCAAAAAACAAGCAATCAGAGGATTTCTATTCCAATATATTGAGTAATCTTCTCAAGGCGGATCACGTCCAGAGCGGCCGAATTTCGTGCAGTTTCTCTGTTTTACCCTTTGTTGCA AATTATTTTGGTGGACTGCATGGAGGGGCTCTTGCGGCTATAGCTGAGAGAGTGGCAATAGCTTGTGCCAGAACTGTTGTAGCTGAGGATAAGGAAATATTTCTCGGCGAATTGAGTCTCTCTTATCTCTCTGCTGCCCCAAAAAAT GAGGAGTTGGTGGTTGATTCATCAGTACTGAGGAGTGGGAAAAATTTGACTGTAGTTGCAATGGAGTTTAAAATCAAGAAAACTGGGAAGTTAGCCTTCACAGCTCGTGCTACATTCTATAACATGCCTGTCGCCAAGTTATGA
- the LOC8258530 gene encoding uncharacterized protein LOC8258530 gives MARTPAAAAPNTSSEKTSSASTTTIIHKNLPPESANIVVEFFSDTATPDTSLNYNCNDFYSHLICDVLKADLVQHGRISCTVTVQPSVTNDYNGLHGGAIASIAERLAIACARTVVALDKQLFLGELSMSYLSVAAQNEVLAVDGSVVRSGRNLTVVAIEFRIKKTQKPVYLARATLYHMPASKL, from the exons ATGGCGAGAACCCCCGCTGCCGCGGCCCCCAATACTTCTTCAGAAAAGACATCATCAGCTTCAACAACAACTATAATTCATAAGAACCTGCCTCCAGAATCTGCCAACATCGTCGTAGAGTTTTTCTCTGACACGGCGACTCCCGACACTTCTCTAAATTACAATTGCAACGACTTCTATTCTCATCTCATTTGCGATGTCCTCAAAGCCGACCTTGTCCAACATGGCCGTATATCCTGCACCGTTACAGTCCAACCTTCTGTCACT AATGATTACAATGGACTACATGGTGGGGCCATTGCATCAATAGCTGAGAGGTTAGCCATTGCTTGTGCTAGAACTGTCGTGGCCCTCGATAAACAACTCTTTCTTGGTGAATTGAGCATGTCTTACCTCTCTGTCGCTGCACAGAAT GAAGTTTTGGCAGTTGATGGTTCTGTAGTGAGGAGCGGAAGAAATTTGACTGTAGTTGCCATTGAGTTTAGAATCAAGAAGACCCAAAAGCCGGTCTACCTGGCTCGTGCTACCTTATATCACATGCCGGCTTCCAAGCTATGA
- the LOC8258531 gene encoding elicitor-responsive protein 3: MPQGTLEVLLVAAKALPDTDFITKMDPYVRLICRSQEQKSSVASGKGSEPEWNETFVFTISEGASELILKIMDGDRFTNDDFVGEAIIPLEPVFTEGSLAYNVVKDQEFCGEIKIGLAFTPERVGRVHTEESYGVWEENA; encoded by the exons ATGCCCCAAGGAACGCTCGAAGTTCTTCTTGTCGCAGCCAAAGCTCTTCCAGACACCGATTTCATCA CCAAGATGGATCCTTACGTTAGACTGATTTGCCGGAGTCAGGAGCAGAAAAGCAGTGTTGCTTCAG GCAAAGGATCCGAACCAGAATGGAATGAAACCTTTGTTTTCACAATTTCTGAAGGTGCCTCTGAACTCATTCTCAAGATAATGGACGGTGATAGATTCACAAATGATGATTTTGTTGGAGAAGCAAT AATTCCTTTAGAGCCAGTGTTCACGGAGGGTAGCCTCGCCTACAATGTTGTGAAGGACCAGGAATTCTGCGGAGAGATAAAAATTGGCCTTGCTTTTACTCCGgag AGAGTTGGAAGAGTTCATACGGAGGAGAGCTACGGTGTATGGGAAGAAAATGCTTAG
- the LOC8258532 gene encoding digalactosyldiacylglycerol synthase 2, chloroplastic — MDQKQQHIAIFTTASLPWLTGTAVNPLFRAAYLAKDGDRKVTLVIPWLSLKHQKLVYPKNITFSLPSEQEAYVRRWLEDRIAFLCDFKLCFYPGKFAKDKGSILPVGDISDFISDEVADVAILEEPEHLTWFHHGKRWKTKFRLVIGIVHTNYLEYVKREKNGRLKALLLKYVNSWVVSIYCHKVIRLSAATQDYTKSIICNVHGVNPKFLEIGKKKLEQQKNGDQPFTKGAYYIGKMVWSKGYKELLKLLDDHQKELTGLEVDLYGSGEDSDQVQEAAKKLELVVRVNPGRDHADPVFHDYKVFLNPSTTDVVCTTTAEALAMGKIVVCANHPSNDFFKQFSNCQTYDNRKGFVEAVCKALAEQPAELTDEERYALSWEAATERFLKVAELNLPSAWKVERVPSKNFASTSLNLRQNIEDASAYVHHVVSGFEVSRRAFGAIPGSLQPDEQQCKELGLAISAGEGGSRH, encoded by the exons ATGGATCAAAAACAGCAGCATATTGCAATATTTACCACTGCAAGCCTTCCGTGGTTGACTGGAACTGCTGTCAACCCTTTGTTCCGTGCTGCATATCTTGCAAAGGACGGAGACAGAAAGGTCACTTTAGTGATTCCGTGGTTGTCTTTGAAACATCAAAAGTTAGTATATCCGAAAAACATTACATTCAGTTTGCCGTCAGAGCAAGAAGCATATGTCCGTAGGTGGCTTGAGGACCGAATTGCATTTCTATGTGACTtcaaattatgcttttatcCTGGGAAG TTTGCTAAAGATAAAGGAAGCATTCTTCCTGTAGGAGATATCTCTGATTTCATCTCTGATGAAGTGGCCGATGTTGCCATACTTGAAGAGCCTGAACATCTAACATGGTTCCATCATGGGAAGAGATGGAAAACTAAATTCCGCCTTGTGATAGGAATTGTGCACACCAATTATTTGGAATATGTGAAGAGAGAGAAGAATGGACGATTGAAAGCATTACTTCTTAAATATGTTAACAGCTGGGTAGTCAGCATATACTGCCACAAG GTAATTAGATTATCTGCTGCCACCCAGGATTATACTAAATCCATCATTTGCAATGTTCATGGAGTGAATCCCAAGTTTCTTGAGAttggaaagaaaaagttaGAGCAACAGAAAAATGGGGACCAGCCCTTCACAAAAGGTGCTTACTACATTGGAAAAATGGTGTGGAGCAAAGGTTACAAGGAGCTtcttaaacttcttgatgatCACCAAAAGGAGTTGACTGGGCTTGAAGTTGATTTATATGGCAGTGGAGAAGACTCTGATCAAGTTCAGGAAGCTGCTAAAAAGTTGGAACTGGTAGTTAGAGTAAACCCTGGGCGTGACCACGCTGATCCTGTATTCCATGA CTATAAAGTGTTCCTGAATCCAAGCACCACAGATGTGGTATGCACGACCACTGCTGAAGCATTAGCAATGGGAAAAATCGTTGTATGTGCCAACCACCCCTCGAATGACTTCTTCAAGCAGTTCTCAAATTGCCAAACTTATGATAACCGCAAGGGCTTTGTTGAGGCCGTGTGTAAGGCTTTAGCTGAACAGCCTGCTGAGCTGACTGATGAAGAAAGGTATGCACTGTCATGGGAGGCTGCCACAGAAAGGTTTCTGAAAGTTGCTGAGTTGAACCTACCATCTGCATGGAAAGTGGAAAGAGTTCCATCAAAGAACTTTGCTTCCACATCTTTGAATCTAAGACAGAACATAGAGGATGCATCAGCATATGTTCATCATGTGGTTTCTGGGTTTGAAGTGTCAAGAAGAGCTTTTGGTGCAATTCCAGGGAGTTTGCAACCAGATGAGCAGCAATGCAAAGAGCTTGGGCTGGCTATTTCCGCAGGGGAAGGAGGATCAAGACATTGA